The genomic stretch CCAACACATGGTTCTTGGTTCTTGGCTAGAATCTGAATGCACACCAAGTCTTCTTGATGCAATGCTTTATGCTTGCCAGAAACTGAACATGTTCTTCTAGGTTCTTGCTAGAGTATCAAGCCTCCTGTAAGTTTATCTTACGAACAGGTGATACAGATCTTCAAGTGTAGTTCTTGTTCTGCTGCTGAAAGCAACATATGTGCTGGAGGTTAGAGGTATCAGACTGAAGAACCATGCATCATTCCACATATGTAAACATTTCTGATCAAACAGTGTGCAATCCTTAAGCTTGCTCATGCCAACTTGCCAACAAAAGTTAACAGATCTCCTACACCTTGCTAAGATCAAGTTCACTGCTAAAAAGTAGAGAAAAATGAAAGCAATCGATCAGAGGATCGATGTCGGTGCCGGGTTCACCACAATGTGCCTGAGTGGATGAGCCACTTCGCCGCCACCGGCATGCTTGACGAACTCAGCAGGAGTGAAGAACCTGCCATGGCACACGCACACAATTCTCACTTCCTCCCCTTTCCTGTACTTGTACAAGAAACCTTCAATCCTCCGGCAATTAGGCCCTCCTCTGGTGGAAACACAGGGCATTTCCTTCATCATGTCCCTCTCTGCTTCCTTCGCGAACAGGTTGGCCCTCCGCGATTCATTCTCAGTGCCGGAGACAGCACGACTCGTGGTGGTCGGAGGAGGATCGATCGCCGGAGCACGATTCTTTTGCTGGGGGAAGAATGCTATTGCGGGGGATGCACTCTTAGCCTCCGACGAACTGTTTGATCCCAATATGTTGAATCCTAACCAACAAATTACAAAACTCAGCAATGGCCATGAAGCTTTACAGCAATCAAGAAATATGAATGATAATAGAGAAATTGATTAGATTATTCGAtagcaaaaagaagaaaaaacagaTTCAAGTTCATGGCTTCTTGAGATGATGATGATAAACTAAATTCTTTTGAGAACAGTATTCATTCCATCATGTCGATAATTTGGGAAGATATGGTGATATTTTAAGCACCTGTTAACCTCGAATTGATCGAACTCTAATGATAAATTCTCAAAATCTAATTATCTAGTGATCAATACGCACCTTGCTTCCCTCTGCAAGCGAGGTCGTAGACACCGGAATAGCTACTTCCCTGAGATTCAAAGGACGCTTGAGTCTCTGGTGCCGTGAAGCATTTGGATCCATCACGAACTCGAGCTCGGTCCCTCCTCGCCGGCGGCGTCGGCAGAAGAGAGGGAACGGCTCTGTTAGACGGAATTTGGCTAGCGTCCAGATCATCGTCCGCCAAAATGTCACCTTTTGGGTCTTCCTTGGAACTCGGAACGCTCTTTTCCGACCTCTTCCTCTTCGCCTCCGACCTCTTGAGGCTTTGCAACTCCTTCCGCTTCTTCTTCTCCTGGGCGTCCGCCGGCAACGAGAGAGTCCTCGCGAGAGGAGCCGCGGCCGCGGCCGCGGCCGCTGCAGCGGGAAAGACGTTCCCGTGGGAAAATAAGGAGGAGAGAGAGTCGATGGAGGGGGACCGGAGGAAGCACCCATCTTTGGGCGCGGAGCACCCGCCCATGGACAGACCGAGGCTGAGCTCCACCTCCGATAGCTCTCCCTTGTTACCCTCCACCACTATCTCGCCGCCGCCGCTCCCGAACCGCTTCAAGAAATCTCTCGGATAGCAGTGCATTCGATCCGATACCTTTTTCTCCATCACGAACCAACCACCGCCACCGCCTCCCGCTGCCTACGAGTTGCTCGATAAAATCAACGTCTCAATTCAAAGTTCAATCTTTGCTCGCGAGGAACACGAGAAATCTACCAAAGAAGCCCTGAGATCGCCACCAGCCTACGACCGCGAATACATTCTCCAAGAATGACGCTGTACGATGTTAAGATTCAAATCACAACCCAACATTGTCCTCCCCGGCGCCATGTCCGTCCGAACAACATCGAGATCGGGAGACGACGACCGTCAGGAATTGAGATTTGACAGAGACGACGGAGAAgagagaggaggagaaggggggGCTCTTTTCGAGTGTCACGGGAAAAACGGATTCCCCAAACTGTCCCTGCGGGAAGACCGAGACTCCCTCCACGCGTCTCTCGTCGCACCACGCGTCCTTCCCTGGGCGC from Zingiber officinale cultivar Zhangliang chromosome 5B, Zo_v1.1, whole genome shotgun sequence encodes the following:
- the LOC121984067 gene encoding ninja-family protein 2-like, with the translated sequence MEKKVSDRMHCYPRDFLKRFGSGGGEIVVEGNKGELSEVELSLGLSMGGCSAPKDGCFLRSPSIDSLSSLFSHGNVFPAAAAAAAAAAPLARTLSLPADAQEKKKRKELQSLKRSEAKRKRSEKSVPSSKEDPKGDILADDDLDASQIPSNRAVPSLLPTPPARRDRARVRDGSKCFTAPETQASFESQGSSYSGVYDLACRGKQGFNILGSNSSSEAKSASPAIAFFPQQKNRAPAIDPPPTTTSRAVSGTENESRRANLFAKEAERDMMKEMPCVSTRGGPNCRRIEGFLYKYRKGEEVRIVCVCHGRFFTPAEFVKHAGGGEVAHPLRHIVVNPAPTSIL